A portion of the Microbacterium hominis genome contains these proteins:
- a CDS encoding alpha/beta hydrolase fold domain-containing protein codes for MSEPYLEADGLVRVYPAQQPDGTGLVWAHGGGFAGGTLDMPESDWVARRLSARGTTVISVDYRLAPTPAAWAAAAGVPAKGGVHYPAPSDDMLAAWSWTVERAQRLRIDPARLAIGGTSAGGNLAAGATLRLIERRFPTLPALAVLAYPTLLAVQPAPSPELRAALDAHPDADRFGPEVVLGMYENYLGGSIEGAPQGAIPGLARPVDLVQFPPTLMINGEIDELRVSGEAFAHSLRTAGREIEVVTEPGTEHGHLNRPHEPAASLTIDRIAARLAALRSSAPLRSHNVPAGTL; via the coding sequence ATGAGCGAGCCGTACCTCGAGGCCGACGGCCTCGTGCGGGTGTACCCCGCGCAGCAGCCGGACGGCACGGGCCTGGTGTGGGCGCACGGCGGCGGGTTCGCCGGCGGCACCCTCGATATGCCCGAGTCCGACTGGGTCGCGCGCCGGCTGTCGGCCCGGGGTACGACCGTCATCTCGGTCGACTACCGGCTCGCCCCCACGCCCGCGGCGTGGGCGGCGGCGGCCGGCGTACCGGCGAAGGGCGGGGTGCACTACCCCGCTCCGTCCGACGACATGCTCGCGGCGTGGTCGTGGACGGTCGAGCGGGCCCAGCGCCTGCGCATCGACCCGGCGCGGCTCGCGATCGGCGGCACGAGCGCCGGCGGCAACCTCGCCGCGGGCGCCACACTGCGCCTCATCGAGCGCCGCTTCCCGACGCTTCCGGCACTGGCGGTGCTCGCCTACCCCACACTGCTCGCCGTGCAGCCGGCACCGTCCCCGGAGCTGCGCGCGGCTCTCGACGCGCATCCTGACGCGGACCGCTTCGGACCCGAGGTCGTGCTCGGGATGTACGAGAACTACCTCGGCGGTTCGATCGAGGGCGCACCGCAAGGCGCGATCCCGGGTCTCGCCCGCCCGGTCGACCTCGTGCAGTTCCCGCCGACGCTCATGATCAACGGCGAGATCGACGAACTCCGCGTCTCCGGCGAGGCGTTCGCGCACTCGCTGCGCACTGCGGGCCGCGAGATCGAGGTCGTCACCGAGCCCGGCACCGAGCACGGCCACCTCAACCGACCGCACGAGCCCGCGGCATCCCTCACCATCGACCGCATTGCGGCGCGCCTCGCCGCGCTGCGCTCCTCGGCCCCGCTCCGCAGTCACAACGTGCCTGCGGGAACCCTCTGA
- a CDS encoding bifunctional aldolase/short-chain dehydrogenase — protein MTNSAAADLIARSNRLGADPKNTNYAGGNTSAKGTETDPVTGEPVELLWVKGSGGDLGTLKESGLAVLRLDRMRSLVNVYPGIEREDEMVAAFDYCLHGKGGAAPSIDTAMHGLVDAAHVDHLHPDSGIAIATAADGEELTAKIFGDKVVWVPWRRPGFQLGLDIAEIKAQNPQAVGCILGGHGITAWGDTSEESERNSLWIIDTAAAYIAANGKAEPFGAVRAGFEALPEAERRAKAAALAATIRGIASTDKPMVGHFTDSDVVLDFLASENAPALAELGTSCPDHFLRTKVKPMLLDLPASATVEESLARLTELHEAYRADYQAYYDAHATAESPAIRGADPLIVLVPGVGMFSYGANKQTARVAGEFYVNAINVMRGAESLSTYTPISDAEKFRIEYWALEEAKLQRMPKPKTHQGRIAFVTGAASGIGKAIATRLAAEGACVVVADLDLEKAQAAAAELGNTDVAIGVAANVADADAIQQAMDAALLAFGGVDLVVNNAGLSLSKPLLETTEKDWDLQHDVMAKGSFLVSKAAAKILIDQKLGGDVIYISSKNSVFAGPNNIAYSATKADQAHQVRLLAVELGEHGVRVNGINPDGVVRGSGIFAAGWGANRAATYGVKEEDLGQYYANRTILKREVVPENVADAVYVLTGPELSRTTGLHIPVDSGVAAAFLR, from the coding sequence ATGACGAACTCCGCTGCCGCGGACCTCATCGCGCGCTCGAACCGCCTGGGCGCCGACCCGAAGAACACGAACTACGCGGGTGGCAACACCTCCGCGAAGGGCACCGAGACCGACCCGGTCACCGGCGAGCCGGTCGAGCTGCTGTGGGTGAAGGGCTCGGGCGGCGATCTGGGCACCCTGAAGGAGTCGGGCCTGGCCGTGCTGCGCCTGGACCGCATGCGCTCGCTCGTGAACGTCTACCCCGGCATCGAGCGCGAGGACGAGATGGTCGCCGCGTTCGACTACTGCCTGCACGGCAAGGGCGGCGCCGCCCCCTCGATCGACACGGCCATGCACGGCCTGGTCGATGCCGCGCACGTGGACCACCTGCACCCCGACTCGGGCATCGCGATCGCGACCGCCGCGGACGGCGAGGAGCTGACGGCGAAGATCTTCGGCGACAAGGTCGTGTGGGTGCCGTGGCGCCGCCCCGGCTTCCAGCTCGGCCTGGACATCGCCGAGATCAAGGCGCAGAACCCGCAGGCGGTCGGCTGCATCCTCGGCGGCCACGGCATCACCGCGTGGGGCGACACGTCGGAGGAGTCCGAGCGCAACAGCCTCTGGATCATCGACACCGCCGCCGCCTACATCGCCGCGAACGGCAAGGCCGAGCCCTTCGGCGCCGTGCGCGCCGGGTTCGAGGCCCTCCCCGAGGCCGAGCGCCGCGCCAAGGCCGCCGCGCTCGCGGCCACCATCCGCGGCATCGCGTCGACCGACAAGCCGATGGTCGGCCACTTCACCGACTCCGACGTCGTGCTCGACTTCCTCGCCTCGGAGAACGCGCCGGCCCTCGCTGAGCTCGGCACCAGCTGCCCCGACCACTTCCTGCGCACCAAGGTCAAGCCGATGCTGCTCGACCTGCCCGCCTCCGCCACCGTCGAGGAGTCGCTCGCGCGTCTGACCGAGCTGCACGAGGCCTACCGGGCCGACTACCAGGCCTACTACGACGCGCACGCGACCGCCGAGTCCCCCGCGATCCGCGGCGCCGACCCGCTCATCGTGCTCGTCCCGGGTGTGGGCATGTTCTCGTACGGCGCGAACAAGCAGACCGCGCGCGTGGCCGGCGAGTTCTACGTCAACGCGATCAACGTGATGCGCGGCGCCGAGTCGCTGTCGACGTACACGCCGATCAGCGACGCCGAGAAGTTCCGCATCGAGTACTGGGCGCTCGAGGAGGCCAAGCTCCAGCGCATGCCCAAGCCCAAGACCCACCAGGGCCGCATCGCGTTCGTCACCGGCGCCGCCTCCGGCATCGGCAAGGCCATCGCCACCCGCCTCGCGGCCGAGGGCGCGTGCGTCGTGGTCGCCGACCTCGACCTGGAGAAGGCGCAGGCCGCCGCCGCCGAGCTCGGCAACACCGACGTCGCGATCGGCGTGGCCGCCAACGTCGCCGACGCCGACGCGATCCAGCAGGCGATGGATGCCGCCCTGCTCGCCTTCGGGGGCGTCGACCTGGTCGTCAACAACGCCGGCCTGTCGCTGTCCAAGCCCCTGCTGGAGACCACCGAGAAGGACTGGGACCTGCAGCACGACGTCATGGCCAAGGGCTCCTTCCTCGTGTCGAAGGCCGCCGCGAAGATCCTCATCGACCAGAAGCTCGGCGGCGACGTGATCTACATCTCGTCGAAGAACTCCGTCTTCGCGGGACCGAACAACATCGCGTACTCGGCCACCAAGGCCGACCAGGCCCACCAGGTGCGCCTGCTCGCGGTCGAGCTCGGCGAGCACGGCGTGCGCGTGAACGGCATCAACCCCGACGGCGTCGTGCGCGGCTCGGGCATCTTCGCCGCCGGCTGGGGCGCGAACCGCGCCGCCACCTACGGCGTCAAGGAAGAGGACCTCGGCCAGTACTACGCCAACCGCACCATCCTCAAGCGCGAGGTCGTGCCCGAGAACGTCGCCGACGCGGTGTACGTGCTCACCGGCCCCGAGCTCAGCCGCACCACCGGCCTGCACATCCCCGTCGACTCCGGCGTCGCCGCCGCCTTCCTGCGATGA
- a CDS encoding rhamnulokinase, with protein sequence MTAQTHGIVAAVDLGATSGRVMLGHVGDGELRLESVARFPNGPVEGPDGALHWDFSALYRHIVEGLREAVSREPSIASIGIDSWAVDYGKVVGGEVLDEPFHYRDERTAAGVEAVHAKVPFEELYRRNGLQFLPFNTLYQFVVERGLSDADAALLIPDLVAFLLTGAVVAERTNASTTGLVDVTTGEWDTALAAELGIPHEVLAPLVDPGAHLGTLAGAARERVGAPLEVVAVGSHDTASAVVAVPLSTPHAAYISCGTWGLVGVELDAPVVSDAAREANFTNEGGVDGRVRFLHNVTGLWLLSEAVRTWEAEDGAPIDLPTLLDAASAVTGEVALFDANDPRLSAPGDMPARIAAVLEEQAAPVPASRPAFARTIVESIAAAFADAVATAGRLTDREIDVIHVVGGGALNRLLCQATADRSGLPVLAGPVEATALGNVLVQARAHGWFGEDATLETLRAAVAASFPPVRYEPRG encoded by the coding sequence ATGACGGCCCAGACCCACGGGATCGTCGCCGCCGTCGACCTGGGCGCGACCAGCGGCCGGGTGATGCTCGGCCACGTGGGCGACGGGGAGCTCCGCCTCGAGTCGGTCGCGCGCTTCCCGAACGGTCCCGTCGAGGGACCCGACGGCGCGCTGCACTGGGACTTCTCGGCGCTGTACCGCCACATCGTCGAGGGACTGCGCGAGGCGGTCTCGCGCGAGCCGTCCATCGCGAGCATCGGCATCGACTCCTGGGCCGTGGACTACGGCAAGGTCGTCGGCGGAGAGGTGCTCGACGAGCCCTTCCACTACCGGGACGAGCGCACCGCGGCGGGTGTCGAAGCGGTGCATGCGAAGGTGCCGTTCGAGGAGCTGTACCGCCGCAACGGGCTGCAGTTCCTGCCGTTCAACACGCTGTACCAGTTCGTGGTCGAGCGCGGTCTGTCCGATGCCGACGCCGCACTGCTGATCCCGGACCTCGTCGCCTTCCTGCTCACCGGAGCGGTGGTCGCCGAGCGCACCAACGCCTCGACGACCGGGCTCGTCGACGTCACGACCGGCGAGTGGGACACCGCCCTGGCGGCCGAGCTCGGCATCCCTCATGAGGTCCTCGCCCCGCTCGTCGACCCCGGCGCGCACCTCGGCACCCTCGCCGGCGCTGCGCGCGAGCGCGTCGGGGCGCCGCTCGAGGTCGTCGCCGTCGGCTCGCACGACACCGCGTCGGCGGTCGTCGCGGTGCCGCTGTCGACCCCGCACGCCGCGTACATCTCGTGCGGCACGTGGGGCCTCGTCGGCGTCGAGCTCGACGCCCCGGTCGTCAGCGATGCGGCGCGCGAGGCGAACTTCACGAACGAGGGCGGCGTCGACGGGCGCGTGCGGTTCCTCCACAACGTCACCGGGCTGTGGCTGCTGAGCGAAGCGGTGCGCACCTGGGAGGCGGAGGACGGCGCGCCGATCGACCTGCCGACTCTGCTGGATGCCGCCTCCGCCGTCACCGGCGAGGTCGCGCTGTTCGACGCCAACGACCCGCGCCTCTCCGCCCCCGGCGACATGCCCGCGCGCATCGCCGCGGTGCTCGAGGAGCAGGCAGCGCCGGTGCCGGCATCCCGACCCGCGTTCGCGCGCACGATCGTGGAATCTATCGCCGCCGCGTTCGCCGACGCCGTCGCGACGGCCGGACGCCTCACCGATCGGGAGATCGACGTGATCCACGTGGTCGGCGGCGGCGCGCTCAACCGGCTCCTCTGCCAGGCGACCGCCGACCGCTCGGGGCTGCCGGTGCTGGCCGGACCCGTCGAGGCCACGGCGCTCGGCAACGTGCTCGTGCAGGCGCGCGCGCACGGCTGGTTCGGCGAAGATGCGACGCTGGAGACCCTGCGCGCGGCGGTCGCGGCCTCGTTCCCGCCTGTGCGGTACGAGCCGCGCGGCTGA